From Algoriphagus sp. NG3, the proteins below share one genomic window:
- a CDS encoding DUF58 domain-containing protein gives MNELFNKLRKYEIMIRKVANNHLQGEYQSLFKGSGLEFDDLRPYQYGDDIRTIEWKVSAKGHGTFVKTFREDKEQSVFFLLDISGSQDIGQPGNKKIDQGKTIAGVLTLAAIFEGSQIGLISYSDQKEKLILPSKGSKQGVKMIRGIFDHENISLKTDLNSMFTFALNLIKKRAVIVIISDFIDEGYERSFRALAERHDVVAIQLTDPRESALPSLGIIPVFDKEKGKTTWVNTAFGSFSKKIADTFTSEREHLKEICKKNQINYLAIDTTQDIVGPLIELFKYRNKSMKRG, from the coding sequence ATGAACGAATTATTCAATAAGCTCAGGAAATACGAAATCATGATCCGAAAGGTGGCCAATAATCACCTACAAGGAGAGTACCAATCCCTCTTCAAAGGATCAGGGTTGGAGTTTGATGATCTCCGCCCCTACCAATATGGGGATGACATTCGTACTATTGAATGGAAAGTATCCGCTAAAGGACACGGGACATTTGTAAAAACGTTTCGGGAAGACAAAGAACAGTCTGTTTTTTTTCTTCTGGACATTAGTGGAAGTCAGGATATAGGACAACCTGGCAATAAAAAAATTGACCAAGGTAAAACCATCGCCGGAGTATTGACTTTAGCGGCGATATTCGAAGGAAGCCAGATAGGTCTGATAAGCTATTCCGACCAAAAAGAAAAACTCATCCTACCATCCAAAGGGAGTAAGCAAGGTGTGAAAATGATCCGTGGGATTTTCGACCATGAAAATATATCCTTGAAAACGGATCTTAATTCCATGTTTACCTTTGCTCTGAATCTGATCAAAAAAAGGGCTGTGATTGTGATTATCTCGGATTTCATAGATGAAGGATACGAACGGTCTTTCAGGGCACTGGCTGAGCGGCATGATGTGGTAGCTATTCAGCTGACCGATCCACGGGAGTCCGCTCTACCGTCTTTAGGCATCATCCCCGTTTTTGATAAAGAAAAAGGAAAAACAACCTGGGTGAATACAGCCTTTGGAAGTTTTTCTAAAAAAATAGCTGATACCTTTACTTCCGAACGGGAGCATCTAAAAGAAATCTGTAAAAAGAATCAGATAAACTACCTAGCCATAGATACTACCCAAGATATAGTAGGCCCACTTATTGAGCTATTCAAGTACCGAAACAAAAGCATGAAACGTGGCTAA
- a CDS encoding VWA domain-containing protein yields MREQLSEFFSWSWFQTETFKSYEWENPLLLNLIWIIPVFILFRTFVKFLKNPVLELSLPKRIANNNPWTYLRLIPAGFFYLFLIMLVIALARPQRSNERVEQFTEGIDIMIVLDISESMDLQDFTPNRLEAAKATAIDFINGRVGDRIGVVVFAGEAYSLAPLTNDYELLTDLIKEISFNMMEAKGTAIGSALAAGTNRMKESESASKVMILLSDGESNAGNVDPLFAANLAAALDIKLYTIAMGKDGLVPYGTDFFGRPQMVESYLDETTLREIAKIGDGEFFRAADGGTLTSIFDRIDTLEKTEITENRYKETADYYRIYLFWGLLFLFIWLGLKSSFLNNFLLD; encoded by the coding sequence ATGAGAGAGCAGTTGTCTGAATTCTTTAGCTGGTCTTGGTTTCAGACTGAGACTTTCAAAAGCTATGAGTGGGAAAACCCACTACTTCTTAATCTGATCTGGATTATTCCTGTCTTTATACTTTTCAGGACATTCGTGAAATTCCTGAAAAACCCTGTCCTAGAACTTTCTCTGCCTAAACGCATAGCAAACAACAACCCGTGGACGTATTTGAGGCTGATTCCGGCAGGTTTTTTCTATCTGTTTTTGATTATGCTGGTGATCGCCTTAGCCAGACCACAGCGAAGCAATGAGCGTGTGGAGCAATTCACAGAAGGAATTGACATTATGATTGTACTGGATATTTCTGAATCCATGGATCTTCAGGACTTCACTCCAAACCGTCTGGAGGCAGCCAAAGCCACCGCTATTGATTTCATTAATGGCAGAGTGGGTGACAGGATAGGAGTGGTAGTTTTTGCCGGAGAGGCCTACTCCCTAGCTCCTTTGACCAATGATTATGAGCTGCTCACTGATCTGATAAAAGAGATCTCATTCAACATGATGGAGGCCAAGGGAACTGCCATCGGCTCTGCACTGGCAGCAGGAACGAACCGAATGAAAGAATCAGAGTCCGCTTCCAAAGTAATGATCCTCTTAAGTGATGGGGAGAGCAATGCTGGAAATGTGGATCCGCTTTTTGCAGCCAACCTTGCAGCTGCATTAGATATCAAGCTTTATACAATAGCCATGGGTAAAGATGGATTGGTGCCTTATGGCACAGACTTCTTTGGGCGGCCACAGATGGTAGAAAGCTACCTAGACGAAACCACCCTTCGGGAGATAGCAAAAATAGGTGACGGTGAATTTTTTAGAGCTGCGGATGGCGGTACATTAACTTCCATATTTGACAGAATCGACACCCTAGAAAAAACTGAAATCACCGAGAACAGGTATAAAGAAACTGCTGATTACTATCGCATTTATCTATTTTGGGGATTACTATTCCTTTTCATTTGGTTAGGGCTTAAAAGTTCATTTCTCAACAACTTCCTCCTGGATTAA
- the hemN gene encoding oxygen-independent coproporphyrinogen III oxidase, with amino-acid sequence MMLSAELVKKYNQPAPRYTSYPTLPLWENNLQSEVWEKLVKKAFLQFGKKEGISLYIHLPFCESLCTYCGCNKRITKNEAVKAPYIEALLAEWRKYADLFVEKPKIAGIHLGGGTPTFFDPESLHDLISQILDSSDRMPQAEFSFEGHPNNTSFDHLKTLRNLGFDRVSFGIQDFDEQVQTAIHRIQPFEKVKNVTDTARSLGYTSINFDLIYGLPHQTLESMTDTIAKVQSLKPDRIAFYSYAHLPSAFPAQKSFEQFLPSEIQKKELYETGKTLLKNIGYEEIGMDHFALPGDPLVSAKSEGRLHRNFMGYTTLPSKILIGLGASSISDVYFAYAQNTKGIESYQSEAISGCWALQKGHILTEQDILVRSSILDLICKKQAEIPKEIWNSLSERQLANLSEMECDQLINISSTRLTLREEGVHFVRNICVQIDLRLAADRSKKKIFSKVV; translated from the coding sequence ATGATGCTATCAGCCGAACTGGTTAAAAAATATAACCAACCTGCTCCAAGATATACTTCCTATCCCACACTCCCCCTTTGGGAAAACAATCTTCAATCTGAAGTATGGGAAAAATTGGTAAAAAAGGCCTTCCTACAATTTGGAAAAAAGGAAGGCATCTCTCTATATATCCACCTTCCCTTCTGCGAAAGTCTGTGCACCTACTGTGGCTGCAACAAGCGGATTACCAAAAACGAAGCTGTGAAAGCTCCTTATATAGAGGCTCTACTAGCTGAGTGGAGAAAATACGCAGACCTATTTGTTGAAAAACCTAAAATAGCCGGCATCCATTTAGGCGGAGGTACACCCACGTTCTTTGACCCAGAGAGTTTACACGATTTGATATCCCAAATCCTAGACAGTTCTGATCGCATGCCGCAGGCTGAATTTAGTTTTGAAGGACATCCAAACAACACAAGTTTTGACCATTTAAAGACGCTGAGAAACTTAGGATTTGACCGTGTGAGTTTCGGGATCCAGGATTTTGACGAGCAGGTGCAAACTGCTATCCACAGAATTCAGCCCTTCGAAAAAGTTAAAAATGTAACCGATACTGCAAGATCCTTAGGCTATACCTCTATTAATTTTGATCTTATCTATGGGCTGCCGCATCAGACGCTGGAGAGCATGACTGACACCATCGCAAAAGTCCAGTCTCTAAAACCTGATCGCATAGCATTTTATTCCTATGCACATTTGCCAAGTGCCTTCCCTGCACAAAAAAGTTTTGAACAGTTTCTGCCTTCTGAAATACAAAAGAAAGAGTTGTACGAAACAGGGAAGACTCTTCTTAAAAATATCGGGTATGAAGAAATTGGTATGGATCATTTTGCCTTGCCAGGCGACCCATTGGTCTCTGCAAAGTCCGAAGGTCGGCTTCATAGAAATTTCATGGGCTACACGACATTGCCTTCCAAAATACTGATCGGCCTCGGAGCAAGCAGCATTAGTGATGTTTACTTTGCGTATGCACAGAATACAAAAGGAATAGAAAGCTATCAGTCGGAGGCTATAAGTGGTTGCTGGGCCTTACAGAAAGGACATATACTTACTGAGCAAGATATTCTGGTAAGGAGTAGTATCCTTGACCTGATATGTAAAAAACAAGCAGAAATCCCTAAAGAAATCTGGAATTCGCTAAGTGAAAGACAGTTAGCCAACTTAAGCGAAATGGAATGCGATCAGCTCATAAATATTTCTTCCACTAGACTGACTTTAAGGGAGGAGGGGGTGCACTTCGTGAGAAATATTTGTGTCCAGATCGATCTGAGACTTGCTGCCGACCGTTCAAAAAAAAAGATTTTCAGTAAGGTGGTTTAG
- a CDS encoding sulfite exporter TauE/SafE family protein, whose translation MLWTAFLLGFLGAFHCVGMCGPIALAVSSSKRNVYFYHKILYNLGRSATYAALGLLVGSIGFTLSLAGVQQTFSIAMGVLILILALFYRKADLFLSVPALSGIIIWVKRQLSRFIKAGGTFAFFATGLANGLLPCGMVYMALIAALAFQSPILGAAYMFVFGLGTIPLLLVMMYSGMVFSVQVRQRFQKAIPYLGVVIGVLFIFRGLGLGIFYSPDLAVFDYGAQQFEVTLCR comes from the coding sequence ATGTTGTGGACCGCTTTTTTGTTGGGTTTTTTAGGTGCATTTCATTGTGTGGGAATGTGTGGGCCTATAGCCTTGGCAGTAAGCAGTTCTAAGCGGAATGTTTATTTCTACCATAAAATCCTCTATAATCTTGGAAGGAGTGCCACCTACGCTGCATTAGGCCTATTGGTAGGAAGTATAGGATTTACCCTGTCCTTGGCTGGAGTTCAGCAGACATTCTCTATAGCTATGGGTGTATTGATTTTGATCTTGGCACTTTTTTATAGAAAAGCAGATCTGTTTTTGTCGGTTCCTGCTTTGTCCGGGATAATTATCTGGGTAAAGAGACAGTTGAGCCGCTTTATAAAGGCTGGCGGAACGTTTGCTTTTTTTGCCACTGGTCTTGCAAATGGCTTATTGCCATGTGGGATGGTGTATATGGCATTGATTGCAGCTTTAGCTTTTCAAAGCCCAATTTTAGGAGCTGCTTATATGTTTGTTTTTGGCCTTGGGACTATTCCTTTGCTTCTCGTGATGATGTATTCTGGAATGGTTTTTTCAGTCCAGGTCAGACAGAGATTCCAAAAAGCCATTCCTTATCTAGGAGTAGTGATAGGTGTCCTCTTTATCTTTCGAGGGCTAGGGTTGGGGATATTTTACAGCCCGGATTTAGCGGTTTTTGATTATGGTGCTCAGCAATTTGAAGTTACCCTTTGTCGCTAA
- a CDS encoding FixH family protein: protein MDWGKGIFLTIIAFVVLIMAMVIISVRMEGIELVTENYYEEEINYQDRIDNSTSANALERVVISYNAQLNELILDLPLGTKGELQFFRPSDSSLDKEISLEVNQAGLTNVSLEDLKQGYWKVQLKWKENGISHYQEKKITI from the coding sequence ATGGATTGGGGTAAAGGAATCTTTCTGACAATAATCGCTTTCGTAGTATTGATTATGGCTATGGTGATCATCTCCGTGCGTATGGAAGGAATAGAACTGGTGACAGAAAATTATTATGAAGAAGAGATCAACTATCAGGATCGTATTGATAATTCTACTTCAGCAAATGCCTTGGAAAGGGTAGTGATATCCTATAATGCTCAGTTAAATGAGTTAATTCTTGATCTTCCCCTAGGCACAAAAGGTGAGTTGCAATTTTTCCGGCCTTCTGATTCCTCTTTGGATAAAGAAATCAGTCTGGAAGTCAACCAAGCAGGATTGACAAATGTATCCTTAGAAGATCTGAAGCAAGGATACTGGAAGGTTCAGTTGAAGTGGAAGGAAAATGGGATAAGCCATTATCAAGAAAAGAAAATCACCATATAG
- the ccoG gene encoding cytochrome c oxidase accessory protein CcoG produces the protein MAKKNPHLRPDNFRDSLATVQDDGKRNWVYPKKVKGYFYTYRTYLSWLLLAILFAGPFIKIDGRPWFLFNIFERKFIIFGAVFWPQDTYLLIFLLLIFFVFIILFTVAFGRVWCGWACPQTLFMEMVFRKIEYLIEGDANQQRALNEQPWNKEKIVKKGLKITVFAIVSLLIGHLVMAYLIGVDEVINIVSSPPSAHLAGFIGLLAFSGIFMFVFTWFREQACLVVCPYGRLQGVMLDNNSINVMYDYVRGEPRAPIRKSVDETAQSGDCVDCNLCVQVCPTGIDIRNGIQMECVNCTACIDACDEVMVKVARPTGLIRYASENSIKQGFQKLLTGKVKVYIGILFLLLIAFVTLLTTRKDITATVTRFPGMTYQEREDGMVTNLYQITLINKTYEAQELLLKSLTEGIEVEIVGDQHLVLEPQSKFEGRFFLVKSQQNVKVNQEQIELSVIHLGEEIGHIKTNFTAPTK, from the coding sequence ATGGCAAAGAAGAACCCACATTTACGTCCCGATAATTTTAGGGATTCCCTTGCTACCGTTCAGGATGACGGGAAGAGGAATTGGGTTTATCCTAAAAAAGTAAAAGGATATTTCTATACTTATAGAACTTACCTTTCTTGGTTACTTTTGGCCATCTTATTTGCCGGGCCATTCATTAAAATAGACGGAAGGCCTTGGTTTTTATTTAATATTTTCGAGCGGAAGTTCATCATTTTTGGTGCTGTATTCTGGCCTCAGGATACATATTTGCTCATTTTTTTACTTCTTATTTTCTTCGTCTTCATCATTTTATTTACTGTGGCATTCGGGAGGGTGTGGTGTGGCTGGGCATGTCCACAAACCTTATTTATGGAGATGGTATTCCGAAAGATTGAATACCTTATCGAAGGTGATGCGAATCAACAGCGGGCGTTGAATGAACAGCCATGGAACAAGGAGAAAATTGTTAAAAAGGGGTTGAAAATCACTGTTTTTGCGATTGTCTCCTTGTTAATCGGACATCTAGTGATGGCTTATCTGATTGGTGTAGATGAGGTAATCAACATAGTTTCATCTCCGCCTTCTGCTCATTTAGCAGGATTTATAGGTCTTTTGGCTTTTTCAGGGATTTTCATGTTCGTATTTACCTGGTTCCGTGAGCAAGCATGTCTAGTTGTATGCCCTTACGGCCGGCTTCAGGGAGTAATGCTGGATAATAATTCCATCAATGTGATGTATGATTACGTCCGTGGAGAACCTAGGGCTCCTATCCGTAAAAGTGTTGATGAAACTGCCCAAAGTGGTGATTGTGTAGATTGTAACCTTTGTGTACAGGTATGTCCTACAGGAATAGATATCCGCAATGGCATACAGATGGAATGTGTTAATTGTACCGCTTGTATAGATGCCTGCGATGAGGTGATGGTGAAAGTTGCCCGGCCTACAGGCCTCATCCGATACGCTTCAGAGAATAGTATCAAACAAGGTTTCCAAAAGTTATTGACCGGTAAAGTGAAAGTTTACATCGGGATACTCTTCCTTTTGCTCATTGCTTTTGTCACCTTGTTGACAACCAGGAAAGATATCACCGCCACTGTGACGAGGTTTCCGGGGATGACATATCAGGAGAGGGAAGATGGAATGGTTACGAATCTTTATCAGATTACGCTGATAAACAAAACGTATGAAGCCCAGGAGCTTTTACTTAAGTCTTTAACTGAGGGAATAGAGGTAGAAATAGTAGGCGATCAGCATTTGGTATTAGAGCCGCAATCTAAGTTTGAGGGCCGTTTCTTTTTGGTGAAAAGCCAACAGAATGTCAAAGTAAATCAAGAGCAAATAGAGCTGTCTGTAATCCACTTAGGGGAAGAGATAGGCCATATAAAAACTAATTTCACCGCACCTACAAAATAA
- a CDS encoding cbb3-type cytochrome c oxidase N-terminal domain-containing protein, whose product MKKYLTVFALCSLMFSTPLLAQDESISSVVQGIGATELSIVIIIGVILGVILLLLVLMLYMLSFISEVFRKENPQLAEEPGWWESFKQRFVTGDVKEELAQDKLMDDHSYDGIQELDNFMPPWLQYVFSGTIVIAIVYFGYYTVLGYGKTGVEEYEEELRIAAVEAEARGASALASLDENNVEVDYSDVALSSGKTIFDTNCAACHASDGGGGVGPNLADKYWIHGGDVKDLFKVIKYGVIEKGMVPWEDQLNPQQIQAVSSYILSMQGTTPAAPKAPQGELYESNEDGDLPDESISPAADEGVSSDTTALSD is encoded by the coding sequence ATGAAAAAATATCTGACCGTATTTGCTTTATGTAGTTTAATGTTTTCCACTCCCTTACTAGCGCAGGATGAGTCTATCTCAAGCGTGGTGCAGGGAATAGGAGCCACAGAACTTTCAATAGTTATTATTATAGGTGTAATACTTGGCGTGATACTTCTGCTCCTTGTTTTGATGTTGTATATGTTGTCCTTTATTTCGGAGGTGTTCCGAAAAGAAAATCCGCAGCTGGCGGAAGAACCAGGCTGGTGGGAATCCTTTAAACAGCGTTTTGTCACTGGAGATGTGAAGGAAGAGCTAGCTCAGGATAAGTTGATGGATGATCATTCTTATGATGGTATTCAGGAACTTGACAATTTTATGCCGCCATGGCTACAATATGTGTTTTCAGGAACCATCGTAATAGCTATTGTTTATTTCGGATATTATACGGTCTTAGGTTATGGGAAAACGGGAGTTGAGGAATATGAAGAAGAACTCCGTATAGCTGCTGTTGAGGCTGAAGCAAGAGGAGCAAGTGCCTTGGCGTCCTTGGATGAGAACAATGTAGAAGTAGATTATTCGGATGTAGCATTAAGCTCAGGGAAGACGATATTCGATACAAACTGTGCCGCATGTCACGCTTCTGATGGGGGAGGGGGCGTTGGCCCGAACTTGGCAGATAAATATTGGATTCATGGAGGGGATGTTAAGGATTTATTCAAGGTGATTAAATACGGTGTTATTGAAAAGGGAATGGTGCCTTGGGAGGATCAACTGAATCCTCAGCAAATTCAGGCAGTGTCAAGCTACATTCTCTCTATGCAAGGCACCACACCTGCCGCCCCTAAAGCGCCTCAAGGTGAACTCTACGAAAGTAATGAAGACGGTGACCTGCCTGATGAATCTATATCCCCTGCAGCTGATGAGGGCGTGTCTTCTGATACTACGGCTCTTTCCGATTAA
- a CDS encoding cbb3-type cytochrome c oxidase subunit 3 yields the protein MYKEVLRSIENIEIFPIISLVIFVLFFTGIAIWALKVPKEYIEHMSSLPMDDDQELTDKQP from the coding sequence ATGTACAAAGAAGTATTAAGATCAATTGAAAATATAGAGATATTCCCGATTATCTCCCTTGTCATTTTTGTCCTTTTTTTCACTGGAATTGCCATTTGGGCACTGAAGGTACCAAAGGAATACATCGAGCATATGAGCTCACTACCTATGGATGATGACCAAGAATTAACCGACAAGCAGCCATGA
- the ccoN gene encoding cytochrome-c oxidase, cbb3-type subunit I, which yields MNDSTLERFEYDNKIVKYFSAATIIWGIIGMLVGVLAATQLFLPEANLGNPYTTFGRIRPLHTNAVIFAFVGNAIFAGVYYSMPRLLKAPMWRKSLSWFHFYGWQLIILSAVLTLPLGFTSSKEYAELEWPIDIAIAVVWVAFGVNMIGTILTRRERHMYVAIWFYLASFITVAVLHIVNSLALPVSFMKSYSAYAGVQDALVQWWYGHNAVAFFLTTPFLGLMYYFLPKAANRPVYSYKLSIIHFWSLIFLYMWAGPHHLLYTSLPEWAQVLGTVFSVMLLAPSWGGMVNGLLTLRGAWDKVTTDPVLKFLVVAITAYGMATFEGPMLSFKNVNAIAHYTDWIVAHVHIGGLGWNGFLTFGMLYWMWPRLFKTTIFSTKLANIHFWLGVMGIIFYALPMYVAALTQFLMLREFDEMGKLAYGNFLQTVIELVPMYMLRAFGGLLYLSGAILMMYNMFMTAQQGRFVETEEDSAPALARNYNPKGEFWHRAWERKPIFFSVLATVAILIGGIVEIIPTILVKSNVPTISSVKPYTALELEGRDIYIQNGCVGCHSQMVRPFRFETERYGEYSKAGEFVYDRPFLWGSKRTGPDLHRVGKKYPDSWHYFHMEDPRSMSPGSLMPPYPWLITNELDYSDLPAKIRTMQKLGVPYPEGYDAQAATDLETQAAEIATNLKDAGIEVMPTTEIVALIAYLQRLGTDIKVSSSK from the coding sequence ATGAATGATTCTACACTGGAGAGGTTCGAATACGACAATAAAATTGTCAAGTATTTCAGCGCCGCAACCATTATTTGGGGCATAATAGGCATGCTTGTCGGGGTACTTGCAGCTACCCAGCTGTTTCTTCCTGAAGCAAACCTTGGTAATCCCTATACTACTTTTGGTAGAATTAGGCCTCTTCACACCAATGCGGTAATCTTTGCGTTTGTGGGCAATGCAATTTTTGCAGGAGTGTATTATTCCATGCCCAGGCTATTGAAAGCTCCCATGTGGAGAAAATCACTCAGTTGGTTTCACTTTTATGGCTGGCAATTAATTATTCTTTCCGCCGTATTGACCTTGCCTCTAGGATTCACTTCATCTAAGGAGTATGCGGAGTTGGAATGGCCGATAGATATAGCTATTGCGGTTGTTTGGGTGGCATTTGGAGTAAATATGATCGGGACTATCCTTACCCGTCGCGAGCGACACATGTATGTAGCGATCTGGTTTTATCTTGCTTCATTTATTACCGTCGCTGTCTTACACATAGTAAATTCCCTGGCTTTGCCCGTATCATTTATGAAAAGCTATTCTGCCTATGCTGGTGTTCAGGATGCATTGGTACAGTGGTGGTATGGACATAATGCGGTTGCATTTTTCCTTACGACACCATTCTTGGGGTTAATGTACTATTTCCTACCTAAGGCAGCTAATAGACCGGTTTATTCTTACAAGCTGTCCATAATTCATTTTTGGTCGCTTATTTTCCTTTATATGTGGGCTGGGCCACACCATTTGCTTTACACCTCACTTCCAGAGTGGGCTCAGGTGCTAGGTACTGTTTTTTCGGTGATGCTGCTTGCTCCATCTTGGGGAGGGATGGTAAATGGACTGTTGACTCTTCGTGGTGCCTGGGATAAGGTTACCACAGATCCTGTATTAAAGTTTTTGGTGGTGGCAATTACAGCTTATGGTATGGCCACGTTTGAGGGGCCAATGTTGTCTTTCAAAAATGTAAATGCTATAGCCCATTACACCGATTGGATAGTAGCGCACGTGCACATAGGCGGCTTAGGCTGGAATGGGTTTTTGACATTTGGCATGTTGTATTGGATGTGGCCTAGACTCTTCAAAACCACTATTTTCTCGACCAAATTGGCGAATATCCACTTTTGGTTAGGTGTGATGGGGATTATTTTTTATGCCCTTCCCATGTACGTCGCTGCGTTGACCCAGTTTTTGATGTTGAGAGAGTTTGACGAAATGGGCAAGCTTGCTTATGGCAACTTCCTTCAGACTGTTATAGAACTAGTGCCGATGTATATGTTGAGGGCATTTGGCGGATTGTTGTACTTGAGTGGTGCCATTCTGATGATGTACAATATGTTCATGACTGCTCAGCAAGGAAGGTTTGTCGAAACAGAGGAAGATTCAGCCCCTGCATTGGCAAGAAACTACAATCCTAAAGGCGAATTCTGGCATAGGGCCTGGGAGAGAAAGCCAATTTTCTTCTCTGTTTTGGCTACAGTAGCTATCCTGATTGGTGGTATAGTGGAAATAATCCCTACCATTTTGGTGAAATCAAATGTTCCCACCATCAGTTCAGTGAAGCCCTATACAGCATTAGAATTGGAAGGAAGGGATATCTATATACAAAACGGATGCGTGGGGTGCCATTCACAGATGGTAAGACCTTTCAGGTTTGAAACTGAACGCTATGGTGAATATTCCAAGGCAGGTGAATTTGTCTATGATAGACCGTTTCTCTGGGGGTCCAAACGGACTGGCCCTGACCTACATCGTGTAGGGAAGAAGTATCCTGACAGCTGGCATTATTTCCATATGGAAGATCCCCGAAGTATGTCTCCCGGTTCTTTGATGCCTCCTTATCCATGGTTGATCACTAATGAACTTGATTATTCTGATTTGCCTGCGAAAATCAGAACTATGCAAAAACTAGGGGTTCCTTACCCTGAAGGATATGATGCCCAGGCAGCTACGGATCTGGAAACTCAGGCAGCAGAGATTGCGACTAACTTAAAAGACGCAGGTATAGAGGTGATGCCGACGACAGAAATCGTGGCATTGATCGCGTATTTACAACGCTTGGGTACTGATATCAAAGTCTCTTCATCTAAATAA
- the ccoS gene encoding cbb3-type cytochrome oxidase assembly protein CcoS — protein MEVIFVLIGISLLLAGTFLFLFFKAMKQGQFDDNHTPSIRMLFESNPKKYKKDQPSKPKSHE, from the coding sequence ATGGAGGTAATTTTTGTCTTAATCGGAATCAGTTTGCTTTTAGCAGGCACCTTTCTTTTTCTTTTTTTTAAGGCGATGAAGCAAGGCCAGTTTGATGATAATCATACGCCTTCGATCCGGATGCTTTTCGAAAGTAACCCAAAAAAATATAAAAAAGATCAACCATCAAAACCAAAATCCCATGAATGA